GCATCGTATTGCCGGCGCCAGAGCGGAACGTAGACCAGCATGAATGCCGCGGCACCCGCGACGAGCACGGCCTTGCCGACCGTTAGCGGGACGGCCGAGGTGACGAGCAGGATCCCGCCGAGCCCAAGCAGTGCGGGCGCAACGAAACCCCACCAGCGGCCAAGCGCGGTGGCGCGCTCCAGCGCGATGAGCGTGCCGACGAATCCGAGCACGAGCAGCATCCCGTGCACGTTCGGCAGCCGTTCGGTCGTGAGCGGGGCGGGCACGCCGAGGAGGAGCAGCCCCGCGTCGAGCCCGAGGAGGAGAGCGACCGCGGCGGGCACGAGCCACGCGAGTCGCCACGACGGGCCACGGGTGGATGCACTGGTCGAGGATGCGCTGGGTGCACCCAGCGACTCGGCACCCCGTTGGGAACTCATGCCGCTGGCCGTCCGGTGCCGCGCAGCCGCAGTATGCATACACCGTCGGCGGCGAAGGGTTCGAGCTCGGCGCTGACCGACGCATCCCGTGTGCGCGCGATCCCCTCGATCATGCCCTCGTGGACCGCGCAGATGACGTCGGCGTGCTGGGCCGCGGCGGTGAGGAGCGGGCAGGCGCGCAGGGCGATGGATGCGGTGTCTGCCTCGGGCGGTGCTGTGTCGCCTTCGTCGACCGGAGCGAAGCCCTGCTCGCGCATGACCTCGAGCACGAGGCCGCGGGGATCCGCACCTTTCGTCGCCGGGTCACAGCGATCGGCGGCGAGTCGTTCGCCCCACTGCACGCCCGATCTCCGGGCCTCACGAACGGGCTCCGACGCGGTGCGAAGCAGGGTCTCGGCGAGCGTGGTCGCGAGCCCCGCGTACGGGGATGCGTTCTGGGCGTCTAGCGCGCACCAGCGCACCGCGGGGCGACCCCGTCCGTGGGGAGACTGCTCGCGGCGAATGTGACCGTCAGCGACCAGGCGTTCGAGGTGTCCGCGAACGGTGTTCTCATGGAGGCCGGTCGCGGCGACGAGTTCGGCCGTTGTCGCATTGCCGCGGGTTTCGACCTCGCGCAGCAGGCGTTCGCGAGTCGGCGAGTGGCGTCGACCACCAGCGGTGCGACGAGACGGCGAGCGCGTCTCGGGCACCGAAGTCATCCCTCCGGAGTCGTCACTTTCCACGGAGTTAATTGTAATCAATTACCGCAACGGTGAACATGGCTGGCTAGACGCCGGGTAACTTTCTTCGCGCGTCCGCGAAGCGGGTGGAAACGAGGAAGCGGTCCGATCAGTTCGATACGGTGACTGCGTCACCTACTCACTGATCGGACCGCTTCGCTACTCGAAGACCGCTATGCCGCGATCATCTCCCGGCGGGCCGAGACGCGAAGGTGACCCTCCGCATCCACCGAGACGTCGATCGCACCACCCTCGTCGACCTCCTCGTTCACGAGCAGGTCGGCCACGCGGTCATCGAGCTCTCGCTGGATGACGCGACGCAGCGGGCGGGCGCCGAACTCGGGCTCGTAGCCTTCCTCTGCGATCCATGCCACTGCGGCATCGTCGATGTGGAGCGCGATGCCCTGCGAGGCGAGGCGCGCAATCGACTTGCCCAGCTGCAGGCGCGCGATGTCCTGGAGCTGCTCGGGCTCGAGCTTCCGGAACAGCACCGTGTCATCGATGCGGTTCAGGAACTCGGGGCGCATGGCCTCGCGTAGCTTGCCCATCACCTTCTGGCGCATGTCGCGATCGGCATCCTCGGAGCGGCCGGTGGCGAAGCCGAGGGGCGCGCCCTTGGCCGCGATGAACTCGGAACCGAGGTTCGAGGTCATGATGATGACGGTGTTGCGGAAGTCGACCGTGCGCCCCTGACCGTCGGTCAGGCGACCGTCGTCGAGCACCTGCAGCAGCAGGTTGAACACGTCCGGGTGCGCCTTCTCGATCTCGTCGAGCAGGACAACCGAGTACGGGCGACGGCGGACACGCTCGGTGAGCTGACCGGCCTCGTCGTAGCCGACGTATCCGGGAGGGGCGCCGACCAGACGCGACACGGTGTGCCGCTCGCCGAACTCGCTCATGTCGAAGCGGACCATTGCCGACTCGTCGTCGAACAGCGCTTCCGCTAGGGCCTTCGCGAGCTCGGTCTTACCGACGCCGGTGGGGCCAAGGACCAGGAAGCTGCCGACCGGTCGCGACGGGTCGCCCATGCCGGTGCGATTGCGTCGCACGGCCTTGGCTACCGCGGTCACCGCGTCGTCTTGGCCGACAACGCGGGCGTGCAGCTGCTCCTCGAGACGCGCGAGGCGGGTCTTCTCGGACTCGGTGAGGGATGCGGCCGGGATGCCCGTCGCGCGAGCGACGACCTCCGCGATCTGCTGCTCATCGACGGTGCGCGAGTCGGTGCCGGACGCCTTGCCAGCAGCCTGACCGTGCTGCGTAGCGACGTCAAGCTCGTGCGTAACCTCGGCGATTTGATCGCGAACCTTGCCCGCGCGCTCGAAATCCTCGGATTCGATCGCGGCACGCTTGTCCGCCTCGAGCTCGCCAAGCCGGGCACGGAGCGCCTCAACATCGACGACCGGGCCGCGGCGCAGCGACAGCCGCGCGCCAGCCTGGTCGATGAGGTCGATGGCCTTGTCGGGCAGGAACCGGTCGCTGATGTAGCGGTCGGACAGCTCGACGGCGGCACGCAGCGCCTCGGGCGTGTAGGTCACGCCGTGGTGCTTCGCGTACTGTCCTTGCAGGCCCTCGAGGATGCGAACTGCATCCTCGATTCCGGGCTCGCCAATCATCACGGGCTGGAAACGGCGCGCGAGCGCAGCATCCTTCTCGATCTTGCGGAACTCGGACAGCGTGGTGGCACCGACGAGGTGCAGTTCACCCCGCGCGAGGCGCGGCTTCAGGATGTTGCCGGCATCCATCGCGCCCGACTCGCCCGAGCCCCCGGCACCGACCACGGTGTGGAGCTCGTCGATGAACACGATGGTGTTGCCGCCGTCCGCTGCGATCTCGTCGATCGCGCCGGTCAGGCGCTCCTCGAAGTCACCGCGGTAGCGCGTGCCCGCGAGCATGCCCGCGAGGTCGAGCGAGATGACCCGCTTGCCCTTGAGCTGGGCGGGGACCTCGTCGGCCGCGATGGCCTGCGCGAGGCCCTCCGCGATCGCCGTCTTACCGACGCCGGCCTCACCAATCAGCACGGGGTTGTTCTTCGTGCGGCGGGCGAGGATCTCGATCGTCTGCTCGATCTCGCGAGCACGGCCGATGACCGGGTCGAGCTTGCCTTCGCGAGCTTCGGCCGTCAGGTCGAGCCCGAACTTCTCGAGCACGGATCCCTCTTGGCCTGCGGGTGCGCCGGACTCGCCTTGCGCATCCGCACCCGCCTGAGCCTGCGCCTGGGCGCCCGCCTGTAGGGAGTCCTGCGTGATGCCCGCGGCGGCCAGAATTTGGCCGGCGGGGGAATCGTGGTTCATCACGAGTGCAAAGAAGAGGTGCTCCGGGTCGACATACGTCGAGCCGAAGGCGCGAGCGGCCTGGTAACCGTCGAGGAGCGTGCGCTGGGCCGAGCCCGTAAAGGACGGGTTCTCGACCTGACGGTCGCTCGACTCGGGCAGTCGCTGGTCGGCCGCATCCGCGATTGACTGCGGGTCGGCGCCGAGCTGCTTGACGTACGGCGCGATCGACTCATCGAGGATGATGACGCGCAGCAGGTGCAGCGCGTCCACCTCGGTGTGGCCGTGCTCGAGAGCATATTTCACGGCCTGGTTCACGAGCGCGTGAGAGCGCTTGCTGAGCAGGCGTGACATGTCCACGGATCGCCCGGATCGGCCCGAGCCCCGCCCCTGCAGGTAGCGGGAGAGGAACTCGTCGAAGGAGCCGTCCTGCGAACCATTGGGTCCGAAGAAAGTTGGCATTAGTTGACCTCCAACAGGAAAGTTGAGTGGATATGACTCAAGTAACGTAACAGCAGCCGTGTTCTATTCCCACCGTGTTCGATATCGGCGAAACTTGATGAAAACGGGTTCGCAGCAGCGCAGCGAGGTGAGCGCGAATGGACTGGTCGGCGGCCGCGACATTCTTGAGCGGGAGCGACTACACGATCGCCCGCGAGGTGATCCTCCGCGGCGTCGCGGCGATCTACTTCCTTGCGTTCCTCTCGACCTTCCACCAGTTCCCGGTGCTCGCCGGCGCGCGAGGGCTTCTGCCGGTGCCGCGCTTCATCGACCGCACCCGCGCGAAGGACTACCCGGGCCTCTTCCGCCTCAAGTGGTTCCCCTATAGCGATCGCAAGCTGCGCATCCTGTGCCTGATCGGCATGGCGCTCGCGGTGAGCGTCGTTGCGGGGCTGCCGCAGCTCGGGCCGGGGTGGGCGACGATCCCGGTGTTTCTCGTAATGTGGCTGATGTACCTCTCGATCGTGAACCTCGGCCAGCGTTTCTATGGCTTCGGCTGGGAGACCATGCTGCTCGAGGCGGGGTTTATCGTCGGCTTCCTCGGCTCCACCGCGGTCGCACCGCCCCTGCTTATCCTGCTGTTCCTGCGCTGGCTCATGTTTCGCCTCGAGTTCGGTGCCGGGATGATCAAGATGCGTGGCGACGCTTCGTGGCGAAACCTGACGGCGATGTACTACCACCATCAGACGCAGCCGATGCCGAATCCGGTCAGCCGCTGGGCGCACCAGAAACCGCAGTGGTGGCATCGCGGCGAGGCACTGGGCAGCCACATCGTGCAGCTTGGGATGCCGTGGCTCCTCTTCTTCCCGCAGCCGATCGCGTCGTTCGCCGCCTGCGCGATCATCCTGAGCCAGGGCATCCTTGTTGTCACCGGCAACTACGCGTGGCTGAACTGGCTCACCATCATCCTGGCGTTCTCGGGCATCAGCGACTCGTTCCTACGCTGGGTCGGCGGGCTCTTCACCGGCGGCGCTGTGTGGCCGGGGTGGGAGTGGGAAACCATCGGCCGGCTGGATGCAGGGGCCGGGATGCATGGCCCGGCCTGGTGGCTCATCCTCACCGGCGTTGTATTCCTCTTCCTCCTGTCGCTGAGCTGGCAGCCGCTGCACAACCTGTTCTGGGCGCAGCGGCAGCAGATGAACGCGAGCTTCAATCGCTTTCACCTGGTCAATGCCTACGGCGCGTTCGGGTCGATGACGAAGGACCGACGGGAGTTTGTGATCGAGGGCGCGATGAGCGCGGCACCGCGACCGGAGGACTGGCGGGCATACGAATTCCGCGGCAAGCCAGGGGACCCCTCCCGAATGCCGCGCCAATTCGCTCCGTACCACCTGCGGCTCGACTGGCTCATGTGGTTTGCGGCACTCGGCGCGTATCGCGAGGTCTGGTTTAGTCGCATCCTCGACAGGATCCTCGAGGGCGACCCGGGTATTCGCCGGCTGCTCCGAATCGATCCGTTCTATGGAGAAGCGCCACGACTCATCCGGGTGCGGATCTTCGAGTACCGCTACAGCACTGCGGCAGAGAAACGGATGAACGGAGACTGGTGGGTGCGAGAGGAACGCGGCCTGTTGGTCCGGCCGCAGGGGTTGCGGACCTCCCGCGCAAAGCGTGCGGCCGAGGAATAGCCAAGGCCCGTCGCCGTGTGGTCGCCGTTACCGAAAGCGCCTAAATTAGCAGGGTGTCGCATTTTTTGGCGACGTGATTTGCTTGGCGGGTTTTTGCCGCGCAGTGGCGTATCCGCGGTGTTGAGGAGAACGATCGAATGCAGGACGAGCGCGACGACCAGGAGACGGCTGCCGAAAGTGCAGTCGACGCTGCCGCGAAGAAGTCGGCGAGCTACCCACGTCCGCTTGTCATCATCGTGGGCGTCGTGCTTTCGATCATCGGCCTCATTGCCCTGCAGCAGGTTTCGAGCTTCGTCACTCCCGTCTTCCTCGGCTTTAACCTGGTCCTCGCGATCTCGCCCTTCTTCCACTGGATGATTCGGCGTCGCGTCCCGAAGATCCTCGCCGGGGTAATCGCGGCACTCTTGGTGTATGCGCTGCTGATTCTGTTTGTGTTGCTGCTCGTGTGGTCGGTCGCGCTGCTCATTCAAGAGCTGCCGAAGTATGGCACGCAGTTCAACGAGCTGTATCGCACGCTGCTCGATTGGCTCGGGAGCTTCGGCATCACGCAGGACACCCTGCTGTCGCAGCTGCAGGGCCTGTTCAATCCGGCGCAGATCGCGAGTCTCCTGCAGGGGCTCATGGGCAACTTCGGCAACGTGATGTCGCTCTTCGCGACGCTCCTCGTCGTGATCTTCTTCATCTTCTTCGACGCGGTCACATTTGAGCCGCGCATGGAGGCCGTCCGGCGAGAGCGCCCGCTCGTCGGCGCGGCGTTCGACTCGTTCTCGCAGGGCGTCGGCCGCTACTGGGTCGTCACGACGGTGTTCGGCCTCATCGTTGCCGTCATCGACGTGATCGCGCTTGAGATGCTCGGCGTGCCGCTCGCACTCGTGTGGGGTGTGTTCTCGTTCCTTACCAACTACATCCCCAACATCGGGTTCGTGATCGGCATGATCCCGCCCGTGCTGATGGCGCTCCTCGCCAACGGGTGGGTCAACGCGCTCGTCGTGCTCGCGGTGTGGTCGATCATCAACTTCGTGATCCAGTCGCTCATCCAGCCGAAGTTCGCGGGCGAGGCAGTTGGCGTTACCCCGACCGTCTCCTTCCTCTCGCTGCTCGTGTGGGCGTTCGCCCTCGGGCCGGTCGGCGCCCTGCTCGCACTCCCCGCGACGCTCCTCGTCAAGGCCGTTCTCGTGGATGCAAACCCCGACGCCCGCTGGATCAACATCCTGATCTCCTCCGACCCGAAGCTCGATGACGACGTCGAACAGCCTAAGTTGACGCACGAAGGCGATTCTGAGGTCGACGGCACCCCCGCGGGATAGCGTGTGCGCATGGCTCTCATCTACGACGCAAAGCTCGTTCCGTCCAAGCCCGATCTGCTCGCCGCCTGGCTACCCACCCAACCGTGGTTCGAAGACAGCGACGGCGAGATCGAGGTGCTCGGGGCCTTCCGCTTCGACGACCCCGCGGGAGAAGTCGGCATCGAGACGCACATCGTGCGCGGCGCCTCCGGCACCGTCTACCAGGTGCCGCTCACCTATCGCGGCGCACCGATGGAGGATGCGGGCCGATTTCTCGTCACCGAGCTCGAGCATTCGGTGCTCGGGCATCGGTGGGTTTACGACGCGCCGGCGGATCCTGTGGCCGTGGCCGCCTTCGTCGCGGCCATCACGACGGGGCAGACGCAGGTCGAGGTGTTTGTCGATGGCTCGGATGCGCCGCTTCCTGCGAGCGTGACGGTGCGCGGAACCGGGACGCAGGAACGCGCGCCGCAGGCCACGCTCATCGAGCTCGAGACTCGGGATGCGGTCACCCGCGTGCAGACGGACTCGCTCGCCGTCGACTTCTTCCGCGTGGTATCGGGCGTGCAAGACCGCACGTTCCGGTTGGATGCGCAGACCGGGTTTGAAGGCACGCCCGCCACGCTCGCGGCAGTCGTGTCGGTTTAGGGCGCGACCGACCGCAGCCATCACGGTCGATGCGGGCACGGGTGGGCAATGGGTAGGCACTGGATAGGCTGGGCGCATGAGTGATGCAGCGACGGGGCAACGACGCGACGGCGGGAGCCGCAAGGTCGGCGTCGGATTCACCGTCGCCGCTGGCGTGATGGTGTTCGCGATCCTCGTCTGGGTCGCGTTCTCGCTCGGCTTTCAACGGATGCAGGCGGACCTTTCGCTCGACCACAAGACGAGCCTCGACCAGCCGCCGATCTTCACCTTCGAGGCGGATGCCCAGGGCTGGACGCTTGTGCGTCCCGGGAACGACGAACTAGGCACCGGCCCCGAATACGGCAACATCAGCGATTCGATCGACGCCCTTTGCGTCTTTAGCTGGACGACGGGTAACGTCTCGGATCCGGAAATTCTGGATGCCGAGACCGACGAAGCCGCGACGCTCAAGCTGCTCGAGGAGCAGGGCCACGACACCGCGAACTACGGCACCGTGCGGCTCGTCAACGAGTCCGGCCGCTCGATCGAACTCGTCTACCTTGACGCGGACACCGCGACCGGGCTCGACGGCGTGATTGCGGCACGCACCTTCGTGGGCACCGGCGAAAACGTCATCTTCTCGATGAAGTGCGAGCAAACCGGCGAACTCGATCAGGAGATCATGCAGGACACCCTGCTCGGCGTGGAGGCGAATCTGTCGGTCAGCCCGTAGTCGTACTCGCGGGTAGACTGGGGGGTGTTCCGCGTTGGTCTTGCCCATCGGCTTCGCCGTGCTGGCGGCACCGAATCGCGACCGTCATCGTTTTGGAAGGGAACTCTCCGATGAACACGACTAAGACAGGTGTCGCGAGTGCTGACGTCGATCAGTACCTCCCCGAGTCCCTCTGGAAGTCGATGCTGTTTCGGGCGGTCCCGGCAATCATCGGCGCGATCGTCATCACCTTCACGCAGGAGCACACGGCCCGATTCGGGTTCATCGTTTTTGGCGCCGTAGCGCTGTGGACGGGCATCATCGTGGGGTTCGAGGCGGTCGGCATCAAGGGTCACCCGTTGCGCGGCTTCGTGTTCGCGCGCTCGATTCTCGGTGCCATCGCCGGTGGCTTCTCGCTCTTTATGGGCACCGGTGGTCACAACTGGGCGACGGTCGAGGCCTTCATCTGGACGGTCGCGACATGGGCGATCGTGACCGGTGCCATCGAGCTAATTGCCGGGCTCGTCTTCCGCAAGCAGTCCATTTATCGCAGTGAGATCGTGTTCTCGGGCGCGATTACGATGCTGCTGGGCATCATTGTGGCCTTCGTGCCACCCGAGCTTGACGCAGAATATGGTGGGCTCGAGAACATCGAGGGCTCCCTCACCGCCGACGTTCAGGCCGTCGGATTCGTTGGCGCCTACTTTGCCGTGCTCGGTGTGCTGCTCATTATCGAGGCGATCACGCTCCGTTCGGAGATGCGCCGCCGCGACGAGCAGCAGACCGCCGACACGACCGTTTCGAAAGAGAGTTAGTTAGTGACGAAATCATCGTCGAAGAAGGACAATTCAACCCGCAGCGCGCTGATGAAGCCGTTCCAGGTCATCACGATCGCGTTCGTGTGTGGTGTATTTGTGCTCGGGGTGGTCCTTCTCACGCTCCAGAACTGGGTCCTCGGCCTGGTTCTCGGCGGCATCGTGATGGTCGTCGTGCTGCTCATCATGGCGCTGCTTCTGCTTAGCTACAAGCCGAACCCGGACGTTCCTGTGTACCTCGACCGGCAGCTCTACGAGTCGAAGGAACCCGGTGCCCAGGAGGCGTCCCTGCGTCCCGTCGAAGACTACGACGGCGAGTTCCCCCGCGAAGAGCACGACGACGAGGCGAAGAACTAGCACTCAGGTCGGTGAGTAGCC
This DNA window, taken from Gulosibacter molinativorax, encodes the following:
- a CDS encoding helix-turn-helix transcriptional regulator encodes the protein MESDDSGGMTSVPETRSPSRRTAGGRRHSPTRERLLREVETRGNATTAELVAATGLHENTVRGHLERLVADGHIRREQSPHGRGRPAVRWCALDAQNASPYAGLATTLAETLLRTASEPVREARRSGVQWGERLAADRCDPATKGADPRGLVLEVMREQGFAPVDEGDTAPPEADTASIALRACPLLTAAAQHADVICAVHEGMIEGIARTRDASVSAELEPFAADGVCILRLRGTGRPAA
- a CDS encoding ATP-dependent Clp protease ATP-binding subunit, whose amino-acid sequence is MPTFFGPNGSQDGSFDEFLSRYLQGRGSGRSGRSVDMSRLLSKRSHALVNQAVKYALEHGHTEVDALHLLRVIILDESIAPYVKQLGADPQSIADAADQRLPESSDRQVENPSFTGSAQRTLLDGYQAARAFGSTYVDPEHLFFALVMNHDSPAGQILAAAGITQDSLQAGAQAQAQAGADAQGESGAPAGQEGSVLEKFGLDLTAEAREGKLDPVIGRAREIEQTIEILARRTKNNPVLIGEAGVGKTAIAEGLAQAIAADEVPAQLKGKRVISLDLAGMLAGTRYRGDFEERLTGAIDEIAADGGNTIVFIDELHTVVGAGGSGESGAMDAGNILKPRLARGELHLVGATTLSEFRKIEKDAALARRFQPVMIGEPGIEDAVRILEGLQGQYAKHHGVTYTPEALRAAVELSDRYISDRFLPDKAIDLIDQAGARLSLRRGPVVDVEALRARLGELEADKRAAIESEDFERAGKVRDQIAEVTHELDVATQHGQAAGKASGTDSRTVDEQQIAEVVARATGIPAASLTESEKTRLARLEEQLHARVVGQDDAVTAVAKAVRRNRTGMGDPSRPVGSFLVLGPTGVGKTELAKALAEALFDDESAMVRFDMSEFGERHTVSRLVGAPPGYVGYDEAGQLTERVRRRPYSVVLLDEIEKAHPDVFNLLLQVLDDGRLTDGQGRTVDFRNTVIIMTSNLGSEFIAAKGAPLGFATGRSEDADRDMRQKVMGKLREAMRPEFLNRIDDTVLFRKLEPEQLQDIARLQLGKSIARLASQGIALHIDDAAVAWIAEEGYEPEFGARPLRRVIQRELDDRVADLLVNEEVDEGGAIDVSVDAEGHLRVSARREMIAA
- a CDS encoding lipase maturation factor family protein codes for the protein MDWSAAATFLSGSDYTIAREVILRGVAAIYFLAFLSTFHQFPVLAGARGLLPVPRFIDRTRAKDYPGLFRLKWFPYSDRKLRILCLIGMALAVSVVAGLPQLGPGWATIPVFLVMWLMYLSIVNLGQRFYGFGWETMLLEAGFIVGFLGSTAVAPPLLILLFLRWLMFRLEFGAGMIKMRGDASWRNLTAMYYHHQTQPMPNPVSRWAHQKPQWWHRGEALGSHIVQLGMPWLLFFPQPIASFAACAIILSQGILVVTGNYAWLNWLTIILAFSGISDSFLRWVGGLFTGGAVWPGWEWETIGRLDAGAGMHGPAWWLILTGVVFLFLLSLSWQPLHNLFWAQRQQMNASFNRFHLVNAYGAFGSMTKDRREFVIEGAMSAAPRPEDWRAYEFRGKPGDPSRMPRQFAPYHLRLDWLMWFAALGAYREVWFSRILDRILEGDPGIRRLLRIDPFYGEAPRLIRVRIFEYRYSTAAEKRMNGDWWVREERGLLVRPQGLRTSRAKRAAEE
- a CDS encoding AI-2E family transporter, whose amino-acid sequence is MQDERDDQETAAESAVDAAAKKSASYPRPLVIIVGVVLSIIGLIALQQVSSFVTPVFLGFNLVLAISPFFHWMIRRRVPKILAGVIAALLVYALLILFVLLLVWSVALLIQELPKYGTQFNELYRTLLDWLGSFGITQDTLLSQLQGLFNPAQIASLLQGLMGNFGNVMSLFATLLVVIFFIFFDAVTFEPRMEAVRRERPLVGAAFDSFSQGVGRYWVVTTVFGLIVAVIDVIALEMLGVPLALVWGVFSFLTNYIPNIGFVIGMIPPVLMALLANGWVNALVVLAVWSIINFVIQSLIQPKFAGEAVGVTPTVSFLSLLVWAFALGPVGALLALPATLLVKAVLVDANPDARWINILISSDPKLDDDVEQPKLTHEGDSEVDGTPAG
- a CDS encoding CG0192-related protein; the encoded protein is MALIYDAKLVPSKPDLLAAWLPTQPWFEDSDGEIEVLGAFRFDDPAGEVGIETHIVRGASGTVYQVPLTYRGAPMEDAGRFLVTELEHSVLGHRWVYDAPADPVAVAAFVAAITTGQTQVEVFVDGSDAPLPASVTVRGTGTQERAPQATLIELETRDAVTRVQTDSLAVDFFRVVSGVQDRTFRLDAQTGFEGTPATLAAVVSV
- a CDS encoding HdeD family acid-resistance protein, which encodes MNTTKTGVASADVDQYLPESLWKSMLFRAVPAIIGAIVITFTQEHTARFGFIVFGAVALWTGIIVGFEAVGIKGHPLRGFVFARSILGAIAGGFSLFMGTGGHNWATVEAFIWTVATWAIVTGAIELIAGLVFRKQSIYRSEIVFSGAITMLLGIIVAFVPPELDAEYGGLENIEGSLTADVQAVGFVGAYFAVLGVLLIIEAITLRSEMRRRDEQQTADTTVSKES